A genome region from Solanum pennellii chromosome 12, SPENNV200 includes the following:
- the LOC107006424 gene encoding uncharacterized protein LOC107006424, giving the protein MIFLCHHLDEILKIEYLTVKDPLVLWKNLKERFDHLKMVIHPKARYDWMHLRLQDFKSIHEYNSAMFRITSQLKLCGETVSEIDMMEKTFSTFHASNVLLQQQYREKVNEAYAHHARRGKGRGPNRGRGRGRGRGCDYGQERNSIPGINHSSNKKEKRKDEKREAIREGCFRCGGRGHYARDCCTPKHLVELYQESLKKKEKNPEANFISGNQVDITHLDVTDFFAHSEGKIDHLIGDGSVNMEE; this is encoded by the exons ATGATATTCTTGTGTCATCATCTTGACGAGATTCTGAAAATTGAATATCTGACAGTTAAAGATCCACTTGTTTTGTGGAAAAACCTAAAAGAAAGATTTGACCACTTGAAGATGGTCATACATCCAAAGGCACGATATGATTGGATGCATCTAAGGCTACAAGACTTTAAGTCTATACATGAGTATAATTCTGCCATGTTCAGAATCACTTCtcaattgaaattatgtggagaaacgGTTAGTGAgattgatatgatggaaaagacGTTCTCCACTTTCCATGCCTCGAATGTGCTCTTGCAGCAACAATATCGAGAGAAAG TGAACGAGGCATACGCCCACCATGCTAGGCGTGGAAAAGGTCGCGGTCCTAATCGTGGTCGTGGTCGTGGACGTGGTCGTGGTTGTGATTATGGTCAAGAACGTAATTCTATTCCTGGCATcaatcattcatcaaataaaaaggaaaaaagaaaggatgaaAAACGTGAAGCAATTAGGGAAGGTTGTTTTCGATGTGGTGGAAGAGGTCATTATGCACGTGATTGTTGTACTCCCAAACACTTGGTTGAGCTTTATCAAGAATCactaaagaagaaagagaaaaatcctGAGGCAAATTTTATCTCTGGAAATCAAGTTGACATCACGCACTTGGATGTAACAGATTTCTTTGCACATTCtgaaggaaaaatagatcaCTTAATTGGTGATGGTTCTGTGAACATGGAAgagtga